Proteins encoded by one window of Salvia splendens isolate huo1 chromosome 5, SspV2, whole genome shotgun sequence:
- the LOC121805719 gene encoding cytochrome c1-2, heme protein, mitochondrial yields MFGGRALHRLLRERLQSQNTVSPVLSSLISKKEQEAVGFATTKSWRVLALCGAGVSGLLSYATVASCDEAEHGLEAATYPWPHSGILNSYDHASIRRGHQVYQQVCASCHSMSLISFRDLVGVAYTEEETKAMAAEIEVVDGPNDEGEMFTRPGKLSDRFPQPYANEQAARFANGGAYPPDLSLITKARHNGQNYVFALLTGYHDPPAGVTIREGLHYNPYFPGGAIAMPKMLNDGAVEYEDGTPATEAQMGKDVVTFLTWAAEPEMEERKLMGFKWIFVLSLALLQAGYYRRMRWSVLKSRKLVLDVVN; encoded by the exons ATGTTTGGGGGCAGAGCTCTCCATCGGTTGCTAAGAGAGAGACTTCAGTCACAAAACACC GTATCTCCAGTTTTGTCATCTCTTATTTCTAAGAAAGAGCAGGAAGCAGTTGGATTTGCCACCACCAAGTCCTGGAGGGTATTGGCTCTATGTGGGGCAGGTGTCTCAGGGTTGTTAAGTTATGCAACAGTAGCATCTTGTGATGAGGCTgaacatggtttggaagctgcCACCTATCCTTGGCCACACAGTGGCATTCTAAATTCATACGACCATGCTTC GATTCGTCGTGGTCACCAGGTGTATCAACAAGTTTGTGCCTCCTGCCATTCAATGTCCTTAATTTCATTCCGCGACTTGGTAGGTGTTGCATATACAGAAGAGGAAACTAAAGCTATGGCCGCTGAGATTGAGGTAGTTGATGGGCCAAATGATGAGGGGGAGATGTTTACTCGTCCTGGAAAGCTCAGTGACCGATTTCCTCAGCCATATGCAAATGAACAAGCAGCTAGGTTCGCTAATGGCGGTGCCTATCCTCCCGATTTAAGTCTTATAACCAAA GCTCGTCACAATGGCCAAAATTATGTTTTTGCCCTATTGACCGGATATCATGACCCTCCTGCTGGTGTCACA atTCGTGAAGGATTGCATTATAACCCTTATTTCCCTGGTGGAGCTATTGCTATGCCAAAAATGCTTAATGATGGTGCTGTTGAGTATGAAGATGGTACACCCGCAACAGAAGCTCAG ATGGGCAAAGATGTTGTCACATTTTTAACATGGGCTGCAGAGCCTGAAATGGAAGAGAGAAAATTG ATGGGATTCAAGTGGATATTCGTTCTCTCACTCGCGCTTCTTCAAGCTGGCTATTACAGGCGCATGAGGTGGTCTGTTCTCAAGTCTCGAAAGCTGGTGCTTGATGTAGTGAACTAG
- the LOC121802885 gene encoding probable inactive leucine-rich repeat receptor-like protein kinase At3g03770 produces the protein MFPQYLISMKLSILQQIGCSNYYVLVFLSWLLLACSTHQLRSYETQLLLQLRKHLEYPLPLSNWENHNNPDFCNLLSSPQLTIKCENDSVTELRIMGDKPAKVSNEFRGFAIPNITLSQSFSMDSFITTLVRLSSLKDVTLVSLSIWGPHSDKINRLYLLEALDMSSNFLFGSIPSQMSSMSKLRTLSFDQNYFNGSVPEWLDSWLNLTVLSLENNRLNGEVPSAVSRITTLIELVLSHNFLTGKFPDLSKLSSLQLLDLRENSFDSGLPPLPKGLANVFLSNNSFSGNIPEQFVNLDQLQHLDLSNNHLSGTPPLLFSLPNISYLNLSSNTLSGSLPEHLKCGERLSLIDLSDNKIVGQLPNCLADERIVKISGNCFSTDARDQHSASYCKDVSKGEGRSRMREIVLLAGTIVVVIILLLVGLMFFCKRHRTQHAVVQHIAPKVKQDDPLISPDLLASATILSEVENRSSPPYRVFTLPELKEATKNFDQSSFLGQGSFGKVYKGRLENGSFLAIRSLTLYRKCSIQNLKLRPDLLSKLRHPHLVALLGHCIDDGTQDDSTVRRLYLMQEFVPNGSFRSHLSEKVLKWPERLAVVIGAAKAVHFLRTGVIPPSLSNRLTTNSILIDEHGIAKLSNYGMSLIEDEIEKTDDDVHNFGFILLESLVGPIASGEGEAFLLNEMTSFSSQDGRRKMVEPIVLTTSSQESLSIVISITNKCISDESSGWPSFEDVLWNLQYAAQVQGTADADPDSASHQSFG, from the exons ATGTTTCCTCAATATCTTATCTCCATGAAACTATCAATTCTACAACAAATAGGGTGTTCAAATTACTATGTTTTAGTGTTTCTTTCATGGCTGCTGTTAGCATGCAGCACTCATCAGCTGAGAAGTTATGAAACTCAGCTTCTTCTTCAGCTGAGGAAGCATTTGGAGTACCCTCTGCCTCTGAGCAATTGGGAAAATCATAACAATCCTGATTTCTGCAATTTGTTATCTTCACCACAGCTCACCATCAAATGTGAGAATGATTCTGTCACCGAGCTTCGGATCATGGGAGACAAACCTGCAAAGGTTAGTAATGAGTTCAGAGGGTTTGCAATTCCAAATATAACATTGTCTCAGAGTTTCTCTATGGATTCTTTCATTACAACCTTGGTAAGGTTGTCCAGCTTAAAGGATGTTACTTTAGTGTCTCTAAGCATATGGGGTCCACACTCTGATAAAATCAATAGATTGTATCTGCTTGAAGCTTTAGACATGAGTTCAAATTTCTTGTTTGGTTCAATTCCTTCTCAAATGTCAAGTATGTCTAAGCTTAGGACTTTGAGCTTTGATCAAAACTATTTCAATGGCAGTGTTCCCGAGTGGTTGGATTCATGGTTGAATCTCACAGTCTTGAGCTTAGAGAACAACAGATTGAATGGTGAGGTTCCTTCTGCAGTTTCAAGAATCACAACATTGATTGAATTAGTTTTGTCTCACAACTTTCTCACTGGAAAGTTTCCTGATCTGAGCAAACTCTCCAGTTTGCAGTTGCTAGATTTGAGAGAGAACAGTTTCGATTCCGGATTGCCCCCTCTGCCAAAAGGGCTGGCTAATGTATTTCTAAGCAATAACTCATTTTCTGGTAACATACCAGAACAATTTGTTAACTTGGATCAACTTCAGCATCTTGATTTGTCGAATAATCATCTTAGTGGAACCCCTCCTCTGCTCTTCTCTCTCCCGAATATCAGTTACTTGAATCTGTCATCCAACACTCTTAGTGGATCACTTCCCGAGCATCTCAAGTGCGGAGAACGACTTAGTTTGATCGATCTTTCTGATAATAAAATTGTAGGCCAGCTCCCTAATTGCTTGGCAGATGAAAGAATAGTCAAAATTAGTGGGAATTGTTTCTCTACTGATGCCAGAGAtcagcattctgcatcatactGCAAAGACGTTAGTAAGGGCGAAGGACGGTCTAGAATGAGGGAAATAGTCCTTCTGGCCGGAACTATCGTTGTAGTGATAATCCTCTTGCTTGTTGGTCTTATGTTTTTCTGCAAAAGGCACCGAACACAGCATGCAGTAGTTCAGCATATTGCACCTAAGGTTAAACAAGACGATCCACTAATTTCCCCCGATCTCCTAGCAAGTGCCA CGATACTTTCGGAAGTTGAGAATCGAAGTTCTCCACCCTATAGGGTGTTTACTTTACCAGAACTTAAAGAAGCTACAAAAAACTTTGATCAGTCATCTTTCTTGGGCCAAGGTTCTTTCGGAAAG GTTTACAAGGGAAGGTTAGAGAATGGAAGCTTTCTTGCTATCCGATCTTTAACTCTATACAGAAAATGCTCGATCCAAAACCTCAAGCTGCGGCCTGATTTGCTTTCAAAGCTTCGCCACCCTCACTTGGTTGCCCTTCTTGGTCATTGCATTGATGATGGAACACAGGACGACTCAACTGTGCGTAGGTTGTACCTCATGCAAGAATTCGTTCCTAATGGAAGCTTCCGCTCTCATCTCTCAG AGAAGGTCCTGAAGTGGCCAGAAAGATTGGCTGTTGTAATCGGTGCAGCCAAGGCCGTACATTTTCTTCGTACCGGGGTGATCCCCCCTTCTCTGAGCAATCGTCTAACGACCAACAGTATACTGATAGATGAGCATGGGATTGCAAAGCTTAGTAATTATGGAATGTCTCTCattgaagatgaaattgaaaaaacTGAT GATGATGTTCACAACTTCGGGTTCATATTACTCGAGTCACTGGTAGGTCCTATCGCAAGTGGAGAAGGCGAAGCATTTCTGCTAAATGAGATG ACATCATTCAGCAGCCAAGACGGTAGGCGAAAGATGGTGGAACCAATCGTGCTAACTACGAGCTCACAGGAGTCGTTGTCCATTGTGATATCCATCACGAACAAATGTATATCAGATGAATCCTCGGGGTGGCCCTCGTTTGAAGATGTGCTGTGGAACTTGCAGTATGCTGCTCAAGTGCAGGGCACGGCCGATGCTGATCCGGATAGCGCATCGCATCAGAGCTTCGGCTAA